The proteins below are encoded in one region of Synergistaceae bacterium:
- a CDS encoding rod shape-determining protein → MFGTDIGIDLGTATILIYEKRRGVVLREPSVVAVDLDNGNILAVGYEAKNMVGRTPGSIVSVRPLRDGVIADYSMTEAMLQHFMRRVTKGWDRFFKNRAMICVPSGATDVERRAVLEAALEVGAKEAYLIEEPMAAAIGANLNVEEARGKMLVDIGGGTTDIAVISLGGVVVSKSLRIGGDKFDEGIMRYLRRQYNLAIGEQTAENLKIMIGTCIPLEEDLRMIIKGRDLVQGLPRQIEVSSSAVNMAIGEMVQTLVDGVRNVLELTPPELSADIIDRGIVLTGGGSLLKGLTELITQQTGINCFVAENPMECVALGTGKAMAEIDRLKHTGRSGLLVNVKRGRKRRY, encoded by the coding sequence ATGTTCGGAACGGATATTGGGATAGACCTCGGTACGGCTACGATCCTCATTTACGAAAAACGACGCGGTGTAGTCCTGCGGGAACCATCAGTAGTCGCCGTGGATCTCGACAACGGCAACATCCTGGCCGTGGGCTACGAGGCCAAAAACATGGTGGGCAGAACGCCGGGAAGCATCGTTTCGGTGCGCCCCCTGCGGGACGGAGTCATTGCTGACTACTCCATGACGGAGGCCATGCTTCAGCACTTCATGAGGCGTGTGACCAAGGGATGGGATCGCTTTTTCAAAAACCGGGCGATGATCTGCGTGCCGTCGGGGGCTACGGACGTGGAACGACGCGCTGTGCTGGAAGCGGCCCTGGAGGTAGGGGCCAAAGAGGCTTATTTGATCGAGGAGCCTATGGCTGCCGCCATTGGAGCCAACCTCAACGTGGAGGAGGCCCGGGGCAAGATGCTGGTGGACATCGGCGGAGGAACCACCGACATCGCCGTCATCTCCCTAGGGGGGGTGGTGGTCTCTAAATCCCTGCGGATCGGCGGCGACAAGTTCGACGAGGGCATTATGCGCTACCTGCGCCGCCAGTACAACTTGGCCATCGGCGAGCAAACAGCGGAAAATCTGAAGATCATGATCGGAACCTGCATCCCCCTGGAAGAGGACCTTCGCATGATCATCAAAGGGCGCGACCTGGTTCAGGGGCTACCTCGTCAGATTGAGGTCTCCAGCTCCGCGGTGAACATGGCCATCGGGGAGATGGTTCAGACATTGGTGGATGGAGTTCGTAACGTTTTAGAATTAACGCCCCCCGAACTTTCGGCCGATATTATCGATAGAGGGATCGTGCTTACGGGCGGAGGCTCCCTGCTAAAGGGGTTGACCGAACTTATCACCCAGCAGACGGGTATCAACTGTTTTGTCGCGGAGAACCCGATGGAATGTGTTGCTTTGGGAACGGGTAAAGCGATGGCCGAAATTGACCGGCTCAAACACACAGGGCGCAGCGGGCTGTTGGTGAACGTGAAGCGAGGTCGAAAGCGCAGGTATTGA
- a CDS encoding HAD-IIIC family phosphatase: MNKTIALLSNVTIESLALRIEKEAEDSKVLTPSGFDAWRTELLNSSSVVLGNDVTTIYVLLHGPALFPSGVDARFAETLAEPLNILCQTRNQHKDKIFVVSTLDLPSSPTLLLTGKNFPTQAAAYWRNELEKMDIPILDLSELVTETGRERFYSAKTWYFASLPFSRQGELLLVREILRFENALRRSRKKCLVLDLDNTLWGGVISEDGLEGISLSPFGVGAPHRDLQRIAKELSEQGILLAIASKNDAEDALLPLREHPHMLLREKDFVKIKVDWSPKSDNIAAIARELNLGLDSLVFIDDNPMEREAVKAVLPEVMVPEFPKDTSQLPTFMAKVARTYFTALRVGDEDREKTEMYRADSRREEERKTRLSLDDYLVSLDMELDLHRLRENEISRAAQLTQKTNQFNLTTRRYTEADMTAMLNDDRVRVWMAGLRDRFGDYGRICLVIARVNASQAVTTAIIDTFLMSCRVIGRGVEEAVLWGVERALADEGVAMVRGEYRTTAKNEPVRDFWDKMGYMREAPKEGVLAEDASHVWVLRSPFPERRTQICLNS; the protein is encoded by the coding sequence ATGAACAAAACTATCGCCCTTTTATCCAACGTAACCATTGAAAGTCTTGCCCTGCGGATCGAAAAAGAAGCCGAGGACTCGAAGGTCTTGACTCCTTCCGGCTTCGACGCCTGGCGGACCGAGTTGCTAAACTCGTCCTCCGTGGTTTTGGGGAATGACGTGACAACGATCTACGTTCTCCTGCACGGCCCCGCGCTTTTCCCCAGCGGAGTGGACGCTCGTTTCGCCGAAACCCTTGCGGAACCGCTGAATATCCTTTGTCAAACACGGAACCAGCACAAAGACAAAATTTTTGTCGTTTCCACACTGGACCTCCCTTCTTCTCCCACCCTTCTCCTGACGGGGAAAAATTTCCCCACCCAGGCGGCCGCCTATTGGAGAAACGAGCTGGAAAAAATGGACATTCCGATTCTCGATCTCTCGGAACTCGTGACGGAAACAGGAAGGGAACGTTTTTATAGCGCCAAAACGTGGTATTTCGCTTCTCTCCCGTTTTCCAGGCAAGGAGAGCTTCTTCTTGTCCGGGAGATCCTGCGCTTCGAGAACGCGCTGCGGAGGAGTCGCAAAAAATGCCTCGTTCTGGATCTGGACAATACCTTATGGGGCGGAGTCATCAGCGAGGATGGCTTGGAAGGAATCTCCCTCTCTCCCTTCGGCGTGGGGGCCCCGCATAGAGATCTGCAACGTATCGCCAAAGAACTCTCCGAACAAGGCATTCTTCTGGCCATCGCCTCCAAAAACGACGCGGAGGACGCGCTGCTCCCACTCAGAGAACATCCCCACATGCTTTTGAGGGAAAAGGATTTCGTCAAGATCAAAGTCGATTGGAGCCCCAAGTCCGACAATATCGCGGCGATTGCGCGAGAATTGAACTTAGGTTTGGACTCTCTTGTTTTCATCGACGACAACCCCATGGAACGGGAAGCCGTCAAAGCGGTCTTGCCAGAGGTGATGGTTCCAGAGTTTCCGAAGGATACGTCACAACTGCCCACGTTCATGGCCAAGGTCGCCCGAACGTACTTCACGGCTCTGCGCGTCGGTGACGAGGACCGAGAGAAAACGGAGATGTACCGGGCGGACTCCAGAAGAGAAGAAGAACGAAAAACGCGTCTGTCCCTGGACGACTACCTAGTGTCCCTCGATATGGAGCTGGACCTGCATCGCCTTCGGGAAAACGAGATTTCCCGCGCCGCCCAATTGACCCAGAAAACAAACCAGTTCAATCTGACGACCCGGCGCTACACTGAGGCGGACATGACCGCCATGCTGAACGATGATCGCGTCCGCGTCTGGATGGCCGGGTTGCGAGACCGTTTTGGAGATTATGGCAGAATTTGTCTCGTGATCGCTCGCGTAAATGCCTCTCAGGCCGTGACCACCGCGATCATCGATACTTTTCTGATGAGCTGCCGAGTGATAGGACGAGGCGTGGAGGAGGCCGTGTTGTGGGGCGTGGAGCGGGCACTGGCCGATGAGGGTGTGGCAATGGTGCGGGGCGAGTATCGGACTACGGCCAAAAATGAGCCAGTTCGGGACTTTTGGGATAAAATGGGTTATATGCGGGAAGCGCCAAAAGAAGGCGTTCTTGCGGAGGACGCCTCACATGTTTGGGTTTTGCGTTCTCCGTTTCCTGAAAGGAGGACACAGATATGCCTAAACTCTTGA
- a CDS encoding helix-turn-helix domain-containing protein yields the protein MYPSTRYRNPQKIIETSQQTLRQWMGASRYVYNQTIRLEARSLSKFIKVY from the coding sequence ATGTATCCGAGTACCCGCTACCGAAACCCACAGAAAATAATCGAGACATCGCAACAGACGCTGAGGCAATGGATGGGAGCGTCGAGGTATGTTTACAACCAAACGATAAGATTGGAAGCGCGAAGTTTATCGAAGTTTATCAAAGTTTATTAA
- a CDS encoding flagellar basal body P-ring protein FlgI, translated as MNIKTFFSKLSLSLSLWAFTCVLGTLAAWGADNLDDMDFSRVHPQVRIKDVVDIEGVRSNQLSGIGIVMGLAGTGDKSPMAMQMMKNMLQQYGVTVDERSVRSKNVAVVSLTAELPPYVRPGQTIDLNVSTMGDAKSLQGGMLLQAPLRAADGNVYAVAQGPLLVGGYTASGAAATATKNVPTVARIPNGAIVERDVPSDYVGGGQMALLLRVPDFTTAQRISDAINSIFGAVSYPTDAGRVTVDLPGQYLGAPAAFLAKMEKLEVQPDVGARVAVNERTGTVVMGGDVKISSVAVAHGNLTVSVAENPNVVQPNPLGGGQTAVENQTNIAANESGASLVALPATTTVRDLVRAINSIGASPRDIIEILQAINEAGALHGQLINM; from the coding sequence ATGAATATAAAAACATTCTTCTCGAAACTTTCTCTCTCTCTTTCCCTTTGGGCTTTTACCTGCGTTTTAGGGACTTTGGCGGCGTGGGGAGCTGATAACCTTGACGATATGGACTTCAGCCGGGTGCATCCCCAGGTGCGCATCAAAGATGTGGTGGATATCGAGGGCGTGCGTTCCAACCAACTTTCGGGCATCGGCATCGTGATGGGGCTGGCCGGGACGGGCGACAAGTCCCCTATGGCCATGCAGATGATGAAGAATATGCTGCAACAGTACGGGGTAACTGTAGATGAACGGTCGGTTCGCAGCAAAAACGTTGCCGTGGTCTCGCTGACTGCGGAACTTCCGCCCTACGTGCGCCCTGGTCAGACCATCGACCTGAATGTCAGCACTATGGGCGACGCCAAAAGCCTTCAAGGTGGAATGTTGCTCCAAGCTCCTTTGAGGGCCGCGGACGGCAACGTTTACGCCGTAGCCCAAGGTCCATTACTGGTAGGGGGGTACACGGCATCGGGTGCGGCTGCCACGGCTACGAAAAACGTTCCGACGGTAGCTCGTATTCCCAACGGGGCTATCGTTGAGCGTGATGTTCCGTCGGACTACGTGGGAGGTGGGCAAATGGCGCTTCTTTTGCGCGTTCCTGATTTCACCACGGCTCAAAGGATTTCAGACGCGATCAATTCGATCTTTGGGGCTGTGTCCTATCCCACGGACGCGGGTCGGGTGACGGTGGACTTACCGGGACAGTACCTGGGGGCTCCTGCGGCGTTTTTGGCCAAGATGGAAAAGCTGGAGGTTCAGCCCGATGTAGGGGCTCGGGTAGCGGTAAACGAGCGTACCGGAACCGTTGTCATGGGGGGGGATGTTAAGATCAGCTCCGTGGCCGTGGCTCATGGGAACCTTACCGTCTCCGTAGCGGAAAACCCCAACGTGGTTCAGCCTAACCCCCTGGGAGGTGGGCAAACGGCGGTTGAGAACCAGACGAATATCGCGGCCAACGAAAGCGGCGCGAGTCTGGTCGCCCTGCCGGCCACAACCACGGTGCGCGATTTGGTGAGGGCCATCAACTCCATCGGGGCGTCTCCTCGGGACATCATCGAGATCTTGCAGGCCATTAATGAGGCTGGCGCCCTCCACGGCCAGCTCATCAACATGTGA
- a CDS encoding YkgJ family cysteine cluster protein — translation MTIVKGVDELLNSTSREDGVRWWASGLRFECVGCGRCCRGEPGAIFFTPEEGEQIRASLGLREDEFLKTYVTGKWGRPSFVERRNGDCVFYNAERSRCAIYSIRPAQCALFPFWPSVLESGAEWHWHTKNCPGMDRGHLYNSEEVRELLKRSPFQDL, via the coding sequence ATGACTATCGTAAAGGGAGTGGACGAGCTGTTGAACTCGACAAGTCGAGAGGATGGCGTGAGGTGGTGGGCCTCAGGCCTACGTTTTGAGTGCGTGGGATGTGGTCGGTGTTGTCGGGGGGAACCGGGTGCCATTTTTTTCACCCCGGAGGAGGGCGAACAGATCAGAGCGAGCCTGGGGCTTCGAGAGGACGAGTTCCTGAAGACCTACGTCACGGGCAAATGGGGTAGACCCAGCTTCGTCGAGCGTCGGAATGGAGATTGTGTTTTTTACAACGCGGAGAGATCCCGCTGCGCTATCTACTCTATACGTCCCGCCCAATGCGCGCTTTTTCCTTTCTGGCCCTCCGTGTTGGAGTCCGGGGCGGAATGGCATTGGCACACGAAGAACTGCCCCGGCATGGATAGAGGACACCTCTACAACTCCGAGGAGGTTCGGGAACTTCTAAAACGCAGTCCTTTCCAGGACCTATAA
- the flgA gene encoding flagellar basal body P-ring formation chaperone FlgA, with the protein MFFYLCFGNADPLQAAETLRISIPSVLQLSEQACVLSDIATLEGPKDLTERIGMLLLLVEDGVISREQVVNALRVSGLEGVRIELKMPSMITVEFPQVGTSSSSSSSSSSSEREQEEQGSERRQEDLKELVKSLAGWKGDVQVEYRGSLPKGRLVSPGSLVPGASAATLRFKDAAGRERSLAVRLIWTQPALILSRSVKRGEILRESDFVVRQIRVSRAGVYASRASEVLGRSLKKNLSQGETIPLNSVADVSIINKGKTVTIMANDAGLRVEAKGEALENGVLGDSIRVRNIASKIVVSAVVVAEDMVEVVYSR; encoded by the coding sequence GTGTTTTTCTATTTGTGTTTTGGGAACGCCGATCCTCTTCAGGCGGCGGAGACCTTGCGGATTTCCATTCCGTCCGTCCTTCAGTTGTCGGAGCAGGCTTGTGTGCTTTCCGACATCGCCACCCTCGAAGGACCCAAGGATCTGACGGAGCGGATAGGAATGTTGCTTTTGTTGGTGGAGGATGGAGTTATTTCCAGGGAGCAGGTGGTCAACGCTCTGAGGGTTAGCGGGTTGGAGGGCGTGCGCATCGAGTTGAAGATGCCCTCGATGATTACGGTGGAATTTCCTCAGGTCGGAACTTCTTCCTCTTCCTCCTCTTCCTCTTCCTCTTCGGAACGAGAACAGGAGGAACAGGGATCGGAACGGAGACAGGAGGACCTGAAAGAGCTGGTCAAATCTTTGGCGGGTTGGAAGGGAGACGTTCAGGTGGAATACCGAGGCTCGCTTCCTAAGGGGCGCCTGGTGTCTCCTGGGTCTTTGGTTCCCGGAGCTTCAGCCGCGACATTAAGGTTCAAAGACGCGGCGGGGCGGGAGCGATCTCTGGCGGTGCGCCTTATCTGGACCCAACCCGCTTTGATATTGTCCCGTTCCGTTAAAAGGGGTGAAATTTTGAGGGAGTCGGATTTCGTTGTCCGACAGATACGGGTGAGCCGGGCCGGGGTATACGCCTCACGGGCGTCGGAGGTGTTAGGTCGTTCTCTCAAGAAAAATCTTTCTCAGGGAGAGACGATTCCCCTCAACTCTGTTGCCGACGTGTCGATAATAAATAAAGGAAAAACCGTCACTATTATGGCAAACGACGCGGGTTTAAGGGTGGAGGCCAAGGGAGAAGCCCTCGAAAACGGGGTTTTGGGCGACTCTATCCGGGTGCGTAACATCGCCAGCAAGATTGTCGTGAGCGCGGTGGTTGTGGCGGAGGATATGGTGGAGGTTGTATATAGTAGATAA
- the flgG gene encoding flagellar basal-body rod protein FlgG, with product MLRSLWSSASGMIAQQTNLDVVAHNLANVNTTGYKKKRADFEDLLYQIDRQPGTPVDPNSTIPTGVQVGLGTRVVGTPTFMTEGNLQVTDNPLDWTVAGSQGYFQVIMQDGNIGYTRAGAWQVDGEGQVVSHEGLLLEPAIIIPEDAVEVMLSNDGMISVKLAGQTATQEVGQLELARFINPAGLLSVGSNLFLETDASGAPVLAAPGVDGMSEVRQGLLEMSNVQVVDEMVGMIVAQRAYEANSKGVQTADDLLRIANGLKR from the coding sequence ATGTTGAGATCGCTTTGGTCCAGCGCGTCGGGTATGATCGCGCAGCAGACGAACCTCGATGTTGTAGCCCACAACTTGGCTAACGTCAATACCACGGGATACAAGAAAAAGCGCGCGGATTTTGAAGATCTGCTTTATCAAATAGACCGTCAGCCGGGTACGCCGGTGGACCCGAACTCCACGATTCCCACGGGGGTTCAGGTGGGTTTGGGAACCCGGGTGGTCGGGACTCCCACCTTCATGACGGAGGGGAACCTACAAGTAACGGACAACCCACTGGATTGGACCGTCGCGGGAAGCCAAGGGTATTTTCAGGTCATTATGCAGGATGGCAACATCGGTTACACTCGCGCTGGAGCCTGGCAGGTAGACGGTGAGGGGCAGGTCGTGAGTCATGAGGGGCTGTTGTTGGAGCCCGCTATTATCATTCCGGAGGACGCGGTCGAAGTTATGCTCAGCAATGACGGCATGATTTCCGTGAAGCTGGCGGGGCAGACGGCGACCCAAGAAGTGGGACAACTGGAGTTGGCGCGCTTCATCAACCCAGCGGGGCTCTTGTCTGTGGGCAGTAATCTCTTCTTAGAGACGGACGCTAGCGGAGCTCCCGTGTTGGCGGCGCCAGGTGTGGATGGCATGTCCGAGGTACGCCAAGGCTTATTGGAGATGTCCAACGTTCAGGTGGTGGACGAGATGGTAGGTATGATCGTCGCCCAAAGGGCCTACGAAGCCAACTCCAAAGGCGTCCAGACGGCGGACGACCTTCTTCGAATAGCCAACGGCTTGAAGCGATAG
- a CDS encoding site-specific DNA-methyltransferase, producing the protein MILVLEQYLNSDILEPLFLCGDSCKILKTLPDGCIDMVMTSPPYWGKREYENVESIGLEKDPHEYIANLMSIFCELHRVLKPTGSFWLNIGDSYVCKSLLGLPWRVAIRMCDKQGWILRNSIIWNKVKGAPDNSLDKLRNVHENLFHFVKSKKYYYDVAMARKAPLKAKVRNGAVISATGITGVRYKRQIELSTVLTDEQKESAFAELNGILEQIKNGEIADFRMIIKGQQRTTHSDSTKISGRAKELETKGFYFLKYHPDGAKLSDVWDIIPEDT; encoded by the coding sequence GTGATTTTAGTGCTTGAGCAATACCTCAACTCTGATATATTAGAGCCTCTTTTTCTATGTGGCGATTCCTGTAAAATTCTCAAGACACTACCTGATGGTTGTATTGATATGGTTATGACGAGTCCTCCTTATTGGGGTAAGCGGGAGTACGAAAACGTGGAGAGCATTGGCTTGGAAAAAGACCCACATGAGTATATTGCCAATCTAATGTCAATCTTTTGCGAATTGCACAGAGTTTTAAAGCCTACGGGTAGTTTTTGGCTCAATATTGGAGATTCTTATGTGTGTAAAAGCCTTTTAGGTTTGCCTTGGAGAGTAGCGATTCGGATGTGCGATAAACAAGGGTGGATTCTTAGAAATAGCATAATCTGGAATAAAGTCAAAGGCGCGCCCGACAATTCTTTGGATAAGCTCCGCAATGTCCATGAGAACTTGTTCCATTTCGTGAAATCGAAGAAGTATTACTACGATGTTGCCATGGCAAGGAAAGCGCCCTTAAAGGCTAAGGTTCGGAATGGAGCTGTGATTTCAGCAACTGGCATTACTGGAGTTAGATACAAACGACAGATAGAATTATCTACAGTCTTGACTGATGAGCAAAAAGAATCCGCGTTCGCCGAGTTGAATGGGATATTGGAGCAGATAAAAAATGGAGAAATCGCCGATTTTCGTATGATTATAAAAGGACAGCAGCGTACTACTCATTCAGATTCAACAAAAATCTCTGGTCGAGCAAAAGAATTGGAAACAAAGGGCTTTTATTTTCTCAAATATCATCCTGACGGAGCGAAACTCAGTGATGTTTGGGATATTATTCCCGAAGATACATAA
- a CDS encoding flagellar hook-basal body protein: MNRGLYSACSAMLIQETHLDVVTNNLANVDTVGFRRRVPVNAEFSALMDRVEKVSEDGEIKLMTAPPFTMNWKGKQGIGGMALANIYSESNMDIRPGVVRTTDAPFDVAIDGPGFFSVQDNQGNTYYTRQGNFLVGQDGTLVTLDGMSVQGDGGPIAIGDAAAAQILSDGQVLADGEIVGQLALFTFENPTYLQQVGRNTLAVNDNSGGPVGVENVRLMTGAVEMSNVSVVEEMVRMIEAQRAYEGASKALMTHDEQNGKLITSYGRQ, translated from the coding sequence GTGAATCGAGGACTTTATTCGGCCTGTTCGGCCATGTTGATACAGGAAACACATTTGGACGTAGTGACGAATAACCTTGCTAACGTTGATACGGTGGGGTTCCGCCGACGAGTTCCAGTCAACGCGGAGTTCAGCGCTTTGATGGATCGTGTCGAGAAAGTCTCGGAGGACGGGGAAATTAAGCTCATGACTGCTCCGCCTTTCACGATGAACTGGAAGGGCAAGCAGGGCATCGGGGGAATGGCCCTGGCCAATATTTACTCCGAGAGCAACATGGATATCCGTCCCGGCGTGGTCCGCACCACGGACGCGCCTTTTGACGTGGCTATCGACGGACCCGGTTTTTTTTCCGTCCAGGACAACCAAGGCAACACCTATTACACGCGGCAGGGTAATTTTCTGGTGGGGCAGGATGGGACGCTAGTCACTTTAGATGGGATGAGTGTTCAGGGTGACGGAGGCCCTATTGCAATCGGAGACGCCGCCGCAGCTCAGATTCTGAGCGATGGCCAAGTTCTCGCTGATGGAGAAATAGTAGGGCAGTTGGCCCTATTCACCTTTGAAAATCCCACATACCTTCAGCAGGTGGGCCGGAATACCCTGGCGGTCAACGACAACTCTGGGGGGCCAGTGGGTGTGGAGAACGTGAGGCTCATGACAGGGGCTGTTGAGATGTCCAACGTCAGTGTGGTGGAGGAAATGGTGCGGATGATCGAGGCCCAGCGCGCTTACGAGGGCGCTTCGAAAGCCCTGATGACCCACGACGAGCAAAATGGCAAGCTGATTACCTCATACGGCAGGCAGTAA
- a CDS encoding glycosyltransferase, whose protein sequence is MPKLLIVTTVESTLRAFLLPYARHFRKMGWTVDAMAKNVSTCKECEKVFSHCHEIPFSRNPLSLKNFKGTSSTIHEIVAEGKYDIVHVHTPVASFVTRLALHKLPSATPRPKVVYTAHGFHFHKGGNPAGNALFVALEQVAGKWTDHTITINREDYNAALCYKIADAEHLSLLPGVGLDFNAYSPNAIQISAIKQLHESLNLAKGDELFLMAAEFNAAKRHRDALHALVGTGRGNFHLAFAGTGPLENAMRRLASKLGLSSRVHFLGQRTDVPLLMLSSRSTILPSEREGLNRSVMESICLGIPVLGADVRGIRDLVTTPERGALFSVGRPAALAAAMILAVEEPCETKPTPDPLWSIDHLLSEHAKLYRKLLIQA, encoded by the coding sequence ATGCCTAAACTCTTGATCGTTACGACGGTAGAATCGACACTTCGCGCCTTCTTGTTGCCCTATGCGCGGCACTTCAGGAAAATGGGCTGGACGGTGGACGCTATGGCGAAGAATGTTTCGACGTGTAAAGAATGTGAAAAAGTTTTCAGCCATTGCCATGAAATACCCTTCAGCCGTAACCCTTTGAGTCTCAAAAACTTCAAGGGAACCAGCTCCACGATACATGAAATTGTCGCGGAAGGCAAATACGACATTGTCCACGTCCACACTCCGGTCGCGTCCTTTGTAACACGCCTGGCGTTGCACAAGCTCCCTTCGGCCACGCCGCGCCCGAAAGTCGTTTACACCGCCCATGGCTTCCACTTTCATAAAGGCGGGAATCCCGCAGGGAATGCGCTGTTCGTCGCGCTGGAGCAAGTGGCGGGCAAGTGGACCGACCACACGATCACAATCAACCGCGAGGACTACAACGCGGCTTTGTGCTATAAAATCGCCGACGCGGAACATTTGTCGCTTTTGCCCGGAGTCGGTTTGGATTTCAACGCCTATTCCCCTAACGCGATTCAGATCTCCGCCATCAAACAATTGCACGAGAGCTTGAACCTCGCGAAAGGTGACGAACTGTTCCTCATGGCGGCGGAGTTTAACGCGGCAAAACGCCATCGGGACGCGCTTCACGCCTTGGTGGGAACAGGCAGGGGAAATTTTCACTTGGCTTTCGCCGGAACAGGCCCTCTGGAAAACGCGATGAGGAGGCTAGCCTCCAAGCTGGGGTTGAGTTCCCGCGTGCATTTTTTGGGCCAAAGGACGGACGTGCCTCTTTTGATGCTTTCCTCCCGATCCACGATTCTCCCCTCCGAACGGGAGGGGCTGAACCGTAGCGTTATGGAGTCGATCTGTCTCGGTATTCCCGTCTTGGGGGCCGACGTCCGAGGTATCCGGGACTTGGTGACGACGCCGGAGCGAGGGGCCCTTTTTTCTGTGGGGCGTCCGGCCGCTTTGGCCGCGGCCATGATTCTGGCGGTGGAGGAGCCCTGTGAGACGAAACCCACGCCGGATCCTCTCTGGAGTATTGATCATCTTTTGTCCGAACATGCGAAACTCTACCGAAAACTGCTTATTCAAGCGTAA
- a CDS encoding site-specific DNA-methyltransferase: protein MHFAPYPADLCRIPILTTCPSEGIVLDPFCGTGTTMIVACENGRKSIGIDISQSYLDYAKERIGTNEQGQGVLWSVCQAK, encoded by the coding sequence TTGCACTTTGCTCCTTACCCGGCAGATCTATGTAGAATCCCTATTTTGACCACCTGCCCATCGGAGGGCATTGTATTAGATCCTTTCTGCGGAACAGGGACTACCATGATTGTAGCTTGCGAAAATGGTCGAAAATCAATCGGTATAGACATTTCGCAATCGTACCTTGACTACGCGAAAGAAAGGATTGGAACAAATGAGCAAGGTCAAGGAGTTCTTTGGTCAGTATGCCAAGCGAAATGA
- a CDS encoding flagellar basal body L-ring protein FlgH, whose protein sequence is MKSLQVKLKVMSGARKILRSLVVVGVVVTLGEFLALGVNPAEAVSLWNDRVNWVADQRPSRIGDIVTVTVDERTSTKDQAVMDLKKSSSNAVSNGTGILGFIRQLGLTSTNDAKGDSSVERNHYGRTTIACLVTDMLPNGNLVIEGTRDVRTSEETLQLQLVGVIRPQDVNNNNQIPSNLIANAELAIKGKGALSRTQNPGVLTQVLQAIF, encoded by the coding sequence GTGAAATCATTGCAAGTAAAATTGAAGGTAATGTCGGGGGCCAGAAAGATCCTGAGAAGTCTCGTTGTTGTAGGAGTCGTGGTGACCCTTGGGGAATTTTTGGCATTGGGGGTAAATCCGGCCGAGGCTGTTTCGCTTTGGAACGACAGAGTCAACTGGGTGGCGGATCAGCGCCCCAGTCGGATTGGGGATATTGTGACGGTTACGGTGGACGAGCGAACGAGCACGAAAGACCAAGCGGTCATGGATCTCAAGAAAAGCTCCAGCAACGCGGTTAGCAACGGAACGGGGATTTTGGGTTTCATCCGGCAGTTGGGGCTTACCTCCACCAACGACGCCAAGGGGGATAGCTCTGTGGAGCGCAACCACTACGGTAGGACGACGATTGCCTGCCTGGTGACGGACATGTTGCCTAACGGGAATTTGGTTATCGAAGGGACGCGGGACGTGCGGACGAGCGAGGAAACGTTGCAGTTGCAATTGGTGGGTGTGATCCGACCCCAGGACGTAAACAACAACAACCAGATCCCCAGCAATTTGATCGCCAACGCGGAGCTGGCCATCAAGGGCAAGGGCGCTTTGAGCCGGACCCAGAACCCGGGAGTTCTCACCCAGGTTCTTCAGGCTATTTTCTAG